One genomic segment of Amycolatopsis sp. WQ 127309 includes these proteins:
- a CDS encoding GtrA family protein — MTEPTRRLLGQGARFVLVGSAVTAGNFVVYWLLRTTLAPLPANLVATAVTTFAGTELHRRFTFPGATAVPGRKTVQNLASWAWSSGATSVGLLVLPLLVPEPGPLLEGLAVVLIGTTGGIGRFAALRWWVLPVRRPA; from the coding sequence ATGACCGAACCCACGCGCCGGCTCCTCGGGCAAGGAGCGCGGTTCGTCCTGGTCGGCTCGGCCGTCACGGCCGGGAACTTCGTCGTCTACTGGCTGCTGCGGACCACCCTCGCCCCGCTGCCCGCCAACCTGGTCGCCACCGCCGTGACCACCTTCGCCGGCACGGAGCTGCACCGGCGGTTCACCTTCCCCGGCGCGACGGCGGTGCCCGGCCGCAAGACCGTGCAGAACCTGGCGAGCTGGGCGTGGTCCAGCGGGGCCACCTCGGTGGGCCTGCTCGTGCTCCCGCTGCTCGTTCCCGAGCCGGGCCCGCTGCTGGAGGGGCTGGCCGTCGTGCTGATCGGCACCACCGGCGGGATCGGCCGGTTCGCGGCGCTGCGCTGGTGGGTCCTGCCGGTCCGCCGCCCGGCCTGA
- a CDS encoding inositol monophosphatase family protein, giving the protein MTVEENTIEDAAVLEAAIAAVRDAGRRLLARYSEDARPADRAGLLAAAGENERTSNDELRRALAAARPQAKWLTDELETTELPPGEWWAVDAVEGNVNHVHGLPEWCVSATLLRDGVPVLAAVYQPVPDVVHSAVRGGGAFANGRRLSVSAKAELGAAIATTGQAEAGQSDTYRRIGESITTMLGAALLVRATVPSTFPMLLVAAGHADLFWQYRPTLPGVAAGALFITEAGGTVTDLAGRPWRPGSADILASAPALHAAALATLSTVN; this is encoded by the coding sequence ATGACCGTCGAAGAGAACACGATCGAGGACGCCGCAGTGCTCGAGGCCGCCATCGCCGCCGTGCGGGACGCCGGTCGCCGTCTGCTGGCGCGCTACTCCGAGGACGCTCGTCCCGCCGATCGCGCCGGCCTGCTCGCCGCGGCCGGGGAGAACGAGCGGACCTCGAACGACGAGCTGCGGCGCGCGCTCGCCGCGGCCCGGCCGCAAGCGAAGTGGCTGACCGACGAGCTGGAGACCACCGAGCTGCCGCCGGGTGAGTGGTGGGCCGTGGACGCGGTCGAGGGCAACGTCAACCACGTGCACGGGCTGCCGGAGTGGTGCGTCAGCGCGACCCTGCTCCGCGACGGCGTCCCGGTGCTCGCCGCCGTGTACCAGCCCGTCCCCGACGTCGTGCACAGCGCGGTCCGCGGCGGCGGCGCGTTCGCGAACGGCCGGCGTCTGAGCGTGTCCGCCAAGGCCGAGCTCGGGGCCGCCATCGCCACCACCGGCCAGGCCGAGGCCGGCCAGAGCGACACCTACCGGCGCATCGGCGAGTCGATCACGACGATGCTCGGCGCCGCGCTGCTGGTCCGCGCGACCGTGCCCTCGACGTTCCCGATGCTGCTCGTCGCGGCCGGGCACGCCGACCTCTTCTGGCAGTACCGGCCCACGCTGCCCGGCGTCGCCGCCGGCGCGTTGTTCATCACCGAGGCGGGCGGGACCGTGACCGACCTCGCCGGCCGGCCGTGGCGGCCCGGCAGCGCCGACATCCTCGCCAGCGCGCCCGCGCTCCACGCCGCGGCGCTGGCCACTCTGTCCACAGTGAACTGA
- a CDS encoding alpha/beta fold hydrolase: protein MGFTSAGQVDTPILSVAYEHSGPTDAVPVILLHGFPYDVRAFDEVAPLLARRNAWVVAPYLRGFGATSFRDDATPRSGQQAALGTDLVEFMDALGIDSAVLAGYDWGGRAACITAAVHPERVRGLVTVDGYNVQDIAAAHEPGKPEWEATYWYQYYFHSERGRRGLERNREELCEFLWRTWSPAWSGAAAAFPASASSLHNPDFADVVIHSYRHRYGLVDGDPRYQDLEDVLAGQPPITVPTVLLETGADGLLGPSAAGDREYFTGPYEHRLLAGIGHNAPQEAPEAFADAVASLL from the coding sequence ATGGGCTTCACGTCAGCAGGGCAGGTCGACACGCCGATCTTGAGCGTCGCGTACGAACACTCCGGACCCACTGATGCGGTGCCGGTGATCCTGCTGCACGGTTTCCCTTATGACGTAAGGGCTTTCGACGAGGTCGCACCGCTGCTGGCCCGCCGCAACGCCTGGGTCGTCGCCCCTTACCTGCGCGGCTTCGGCGCGACGTCGTTCCGCGACGACGCCACCCCGCGCTCGGGCCAGCAGGCGGCGCTCGGCACCGACCTGGTCGAGTTCATGGACGCGCTGGGCATCGACTCCGCGGTCCTCGCCGGCTACGACTGGGGCGGGCGCGCGGCGTGCATCACCGCCGCGGTGCACCCGGAGCGCGTCCGCGGCCTGGTCACCGTCGACGGCTACAACGTCCAGGATATCGCCGCCGCGCACGAACCCGGCAAGCCGGAATGGGAAGCCACGTACTGGTACCAGTACTACTTCCACTCCGAGCGCGGCCGCCGCGGGCTGGAACGCAACCGCGAAGAGCTGTGCGAGTTCCTGTGGCGCACCTGGTCGCCGGCGTGGTCCGGCGCCGCCGCGGCGTTCCCCGCGAGCGCGTCCAGCCTGCACAACCCGGACTTCGCCGACGTCGTGATCCACTCCTACCGGCACCGCTACGGCCTCGTCGACGGCGATCCCCGTTACCAGGACCTGGAAGACGTCCTCGCGGGGCAGCCGCCGATCACCGTGCCCACCGTGCTGCTGGAGACCGGCGCCGACGGCCTGCTCGGCCCGAGCGCGGCCGGCGACCGCGAGTACTTCACCGGCCCGTACGAACATCGGCTGCTGGCCGGGATCGGGCACAACGCGCCGCAGGAAGCGCCGGAGGCCTTCGCGGACGCCGTGGCGAGCCTGCTTTAG
- a CDS encoding helix-turn-helix domain-containing protein, with the protein MSDVGPLLKHWRGARRLSQLALAAEAAVSIRHLCFLETGRANPSRAMVLKLAEVLDVPLRERNTLLLKAGFAPEYPESELDAPSLAAVRDALDTILAQQEPFPALVMDRSWDIRHTNTAARRFFALLQDGQPKAAPGPANVLRRMFHPDGVRQRVTNWPEVAEALVRRARREAIGGVADERAQRILDEVLDYPGVPKSLRSLDAATPVLPIVPIRYALGDRRFDYFSTVTTLGTPQDVTLQELRIECFFPMNDETREQAHRLRTQA; encoded by the coding sequence GTGTCTGACGTCGGTCCACTGCTGAAACACTGGCGCGGCGCCCGGCGGCTGAGCCAGCTGGCCCTCGCCGCCGAGGCCGCCGTGTCGATCCGCCACCTGTGCTTCCTGGAGACCGGCCGCGCGAACCCCAGCCGTGCCATGGTCCTCAAGCTCGCCGAGGTGCTCGACGTACCCCTGCGCGAACGCAACACCCTGCTGCTCAAGGCCGGGTTCGCGCCGGAGTACCCGGAGTCCGAACTGGACGCGCCGTCGCTGGCCGCCGTCCGGGACGCACTCGACACGATCCTGGCGCAGCAGGAGCCGTTCCCGGCGCTGGTGATGGACCGCAGCTGGGACATCCGGCACACCAACACCGCCGCGCGCCGGTTCTTCGCCCTTCTCCAGGACGGGCAGCCGAAGGCCGCGCCCGGCCCGGCGAACGTGCTGCGCCGGATGTTCCACCCGGACGGCGTCCGGCAGCGCGTGACGAACTGGCCGGAGGTCGCCGAGGCCCTGGTCCGGCGGGCGCGCCGGGAGGCGATCGGCGGCGTCGCCGACGAGCGGGCCCAGCGCATCCTCGACGAGGTGCTGGACTACCCCGGGGTGCCGAAGTCGCTGCGGTCGCTGGACGCGGCGACGCCGGTGCTGCCGATCGTGCCGATCCGGTACGCGCTGGGGGACCGGCGGTTCGACTACTTCTCGACGGTGACCACGCTCGGCACGCCGCAGGACGTGACGCTGCAGGAACTGCGCATCGAGTGCTTCTTCCCGATGAACGACGAGACCCGCGAGCAGGCGCACCGGCTGCGCACCCAAGCCTAG
- a CDS encoding SDR family NAD(P)-dependent oxidoreductase produces MGSLTGKTALITGGSEGIGLGIADAFAREGADLVLLARDPGKLDAVAARLHGASVRTVAVDLAEPDALAALPADLAVDIVVNNAGVTHLKALEDTTDADFDAMVRVNLGVPFRLVRRLLPGLVAARGNVVNISSYWGTKMVDGRPASVYSATRGALNSFTQALASELGPAGVRVNAIVPGSVRTPAFERRFLGPMSDDQRADYDDYVRRSYPAGRIGLPADVAAAALYLVSPASTWVTGSILTVDGGFAVR; encoded by the coding sequence ATGGGCAGCTTGACCGGCAAGACTGCGCTGATCACCGGCGGCAGCGAGGGGATCGGCCTCGGGATCGCCGACGCCTTCGCGCGGGAAGGCGCGGACCTCGTCCTCCTGGCGCGCGACCCCGGCAAGCTCGACGCCGTCGCGGCGCGGCTGCACGGCGCGTCCGTGCGGACGGTCGCCGTCGATCTCGCCGAGCCGGACGCCCTGGCCGCGCTCCCCGCCGATCTCGCCGTCGACATCGTCGTCAACAACGCGGGGGTCACCCACCTGAAAGCCCTCGAGGACACCACCGACGCCGACTTCGACGCGATGGTGCGGGTCAACCTCGGCGTGCCGTTCCGGCTGGTCCGGCGGCTGCTGCCCGGGCTCGTCGCGGCGCGGGGGAACGTCGTCAACATCTCCAGCTACTGGGGCACGAAGATGGTCGACGGCCGCCCGGCGTCGGTGTACTCCGCGACGCGCGGCGCGCTCAACTCGTTCACCCAGGCGCTGGCCAGCGAGCTGGGGCCGGCCGGGGTGCGGGTCAACGCCATCGTGCCGGGGTCGGTCCGCACCCCGGCGTTCGAGCGGCGCTTCCTCGGTCCGATGAGCGACGACCAGCGCGCGGACTATGACGACTACGTCCGGCGCTCGTACCCGGCGGGCCGGATCGGCCTTCCGGCCGACGTCGCCGCCGCGGCGCTCTACCTCGTCTCGCCGGCCAGCACCTGGGTCACCGGCAGCATCCTCACCGTCGACGGCGGGTTCGCCGTCCGCTGA
- a CDS encoding long-chain fatty acid--CoA ligase encodes MSLFFYLEKGASLDPEAPCLTLDEVSLSYGAVITLAERVARALRRSGVAPGDKVGILSANDPTAFACVFGISRAGAVWCPINPRNAAGENAELLDLFDCTTVIFQPGFEELVGQIAPKLPKLTTLVRLGDGDDVAPGFDAWLDAARDDPAAAAAPPGDVVALVGTGGTTGRPKGVMLTDRNLEVMSAITLMSYPFDGRPVYLALAPLTHAAGVLCFPILARGGEVVIMAKPDVGRFLELIERHHVTHTFLPPTLIYMVLGHEALATTDLSSLQCFWYGAAPMSTSRLTEALDRIGPMAQLFGQSEAPMMISTMAPAEHRRPDGTVHTGRLASAGRPSPLVTVAILDDDGNPVPRGERGEICVRGSLVMAGYYRNPEATAEASAHGWHHTGDIGFLDDEGYLHIVDRAKDMVITGGFNVYSAEVEQAVMAHDAVRDCAVIGLPDDKWGERVTAVVQLQPGADLDAGELIAFVKARIGSVKAPKQVEIWPELPRSTVGKVLKADIRSTFTERSKEAVRP; translated from the coding sequence ATGTCTCTGTTCTTCTACCTGGAAAAGGGCGCTTCGCTCGACCCCGAGGCGCCTTGCCTGACCCTCGACGAAGTCTCGCTCTCCTACGGTGCGGTGATCACGCTCGCCGAGCGGGTCGCCCGGGCCCTGCGGCGCTCGGGCGTCGCGCCCGGGGACAAGGTCGGCATCCTCTCGGCCAACGACCCGACCGCGTTCGCCTGCGTCTTCGGCATCTCCCGGGCGGGCGCGGTCTGGTGCCCGATCAACCCGCGCAACGCGGCCGGCGAGAACGCGGAACTGCTGGACCTGTTCGACTGCACCACGGTGATCTTCCAGCCGGGCTTCGAGGAGCTCGTCGGCCAGATCGCCCCCAAGCTGCCGAAGCTGACCACGCTCGTCCGGCTCGGCGACGGCGACGACGTCGCCCCGGGCTTCGACGCCTGGCTCGACGCCGCCCGCGACGACCCGGCCGCCGCGGCCGCGCCGCCCGGCGACGTCGTCGCGCTGGTCGGCACCGGTGGCACGACGGGCCGCCCCAAGGGCGTCATGCTCACCGACCGCAACCTCGAGGTCATGTCGGCGATCACGCTGATGAGCTACCCCTTCGACGGGCGCCCGGTGTACCTCGCCCTGGCCCCGCTGACGCACGCGGCCGGCGTGCTGTGCTTCCCGATCCTGGCCCGCGGCGGCGAGGTCGTGATCATGGCGAAGCCCGACGTCGGCCGGTTCCTGGAGCTGATCGAGCGCCACCACGTCACCCACACGTTCCTGCCGCCGACGTTGATCTACATGGTGCTCGGCCACGAAGCGCTCGCCACCACGGATCTCTCGTCGCTGCAGTGCTTCTGGTACGGCGCCGCGCCGATGTCGACGTCCCGGCTGACCGAAGCGCTCGACCGCATCGGGCCGATGGCTCAGCTGTTCGGCCAGTCCGAGGCCCCGATGATGATCTCGACGATGGCGCCCGCCGAGCACCGCCGTCCGGACGGCACCGTCCACACGGGACGGCTGGCGTCGGCGGGCCGGCCGTCGCCGCTGGTCACGGTGGCGATCCTCGACGACGACGGCAATCCGGTCCCGCGGGGCGAACGCGGCGAGATCTGCGTGCGCGGCTCACTGGTGATGGCCGGCTACTACCGCAACCCGGAGGCCACGGCGGAGGCGTCCGCCCACGGCTGGCACCACACCGGCGACATCGGCTTCCTCGACGACGAGGGTTACCTCCACATCGTCGACCGCGCCAAGGACATGGTCATCACCGGCGGGTTCAACGTCTACTCCGCCGAGGTCGAGCAGGCCGTGATGGCCCACGACGCCGTCCGCGACTGCGCGGTGATCGGCCTGCCGGACGACAAGTGGGGCGAGCGCGTCACCGCCGTCGTCCAGCTCCAGCCCGGCGCCGACCTCGACGCCGGCGAGCTGATCGCGTTCGTCAAGGCCCGCATCGGCAGCGTCAAGGCGCCCAAGCAGGTCGAGATCTGGCCGGAGCTGCCGCGCTCGACCGTCGGCAAGGTCCTCAAGGCCGACATCCGCTCCACCTTCACCGAACGCAGCAAGGAGGCTGTCCGACCATGA
- a CDS encoding TetR/AcrR family transcriptional regulator — MAREMRSDARRSAELVIAAARTAIADHGLAVSTNEIVKRAGVGPATFYRRFPSRHALLEAVLLEVVGELVEQAREAAEAPDPWTGFAELVRALASAQAENRGLSDALAAEPGESGPAVAEAFAVLRDHVRAVTERAREAGALRPDVAWQDVPFLAGAAAGMSPHCLGLDAAKSGRDRVIAITLDGLRAPGRDPLPGAPPT; from the coding sequence ATGGCCAGGGAGATGCGATCCGACGCGCGCCGCAGCGCCGAGCTGGTGATCGCGGCCGCGCGGACGGCCATCGCCGACCACGGGCTGGCGGTGTCGACCAACGAGATCGTCAAGCGCGCCGGGGTCGGGCCCGCGACGTTCTACCGGCGCTTCCCGTCGCGCCACGCGCTGCTGGAGGCGGTGCTGCTGGAAGTCGTCGGCGAGCTGGTGGAGCAGGCCCGCGAAGCCGCGGAAGCCCCCGATCCGTGGACCGGCTTCGCCGAACTGGTGCGCGCGCTCGCGTCGGCACAGGCGGAGAACAGGGGCCTGTCGGACGCCTTGGCGGCCGAGCCCGGGGAGAGCGGCCCCGCGGTGGCCGAGGCGTTCGCCGTCCTGCGCGACCACGTCCGCGCGGTCACCGAGCGCGCCCGGGAAGCCGGCGCGCTCCGCCCCGACGTCGCCTGGCAGGACGTCCCGTTCCTGGCCGGCGCGGCCGCCGGGATGTCCCCGCACTGCCTGGGCCTCGACGCGGCGAAGAGCGGCCGCGACCGCGTCATCGCCATCACCCTCGACGGCTTGCGCGCCCCGGGCCGCGACCCCCTACCGGGCGCCCCACCGACCTAG
- a CDS encoding alpha/beta hydrolase, which yields MPGFRAGLVVTIAALVAAATPAAAADDPLAPYTGQQLTWGACAFTPAADARPAECALVTVPRDWANPAAGVDLQVSISRVAATGQRLGALLVNPGGPGGQGTSLAGALAGLEPSVNQLYDLIGMDPRGTGREGSDDHGFQCQVPTGRLPAGLDARDRSARSVALHQQSPRAIAEACQSNALTPYVTTWQTAHDMDLIRTLLGDEKLNYLGYSYGTWLGAKYASLFPEHTGKTVLDSSVNFEGRLQADFEAFPVIDQRQFDDVYLPWVVRRYGDQLGTSVAEVKAEIERIRAFYKTQGVDGDSFDRIFVGNGSQFQWYLGVLVLVLGANSLEPGGAAPGDELDAVSRSAFGVPAAQLTVAKVAATVPDYTAVSGTRYAVACGDQPTRSAAWYQRLSDRQGSQYPLYGWLYGLSEPCGFWSDAPQHTLPNLPAQVAKNVLVVQGEFDPQTGYEQAKAASRAAGVPLVSVDDSPFHGQYALSGNPCVDGMVNTFLTRNSRPGSVTCPGVPLPDEDAVHPVTGPLGAAHSSLTTRLSDAHSVLRNEVQRQVSALN from the coding sequence ATGCCAGGTTTCCGAGCCGGACTGGTCGTGACGATCGCGGCCCTCGTGGCGGCCGCGACGCCCGCCGCGGCCGCCGACGACCCGCTCGCGCCCTACACCGGACAGCAGCTCACCTGGGGCGCGTGCGCGTTCACGCCCGCGGCCGACGCGAGACCGGCCGAGTGCGCGCTGGTCACCGTCCCGCGCGACTGGGCGAACCCCGCCGCGGGCGTTGACCTCCAGGTCTCGATCAGCCGCGTCGCGGCCACCGGGCAGCGGCTCGGCGCGCTCCTGGTCAACCCCGGCGGGCCGGGCGGGCAGGGCACTTCGCTCGCCGGCGCGCTGGCCGGTCTCGAACCGTCGGTGAACCAGCTCTACGACCTGATCGGCATGGACCCGCGCGGGACCGGCCGCGAAGGCAGCGACGACCACGGCTTCCAGTGCCAGGTCCCGACCGGGCGGCTGCCGGCCGGGCTCGACGCGCGGGACCGGTCGGCGCGGAGCGTCGCGCTGCACCAGCAGTCGCCGCGCGCCATCGCCGAGGCGTGCCAGAGCAACGCGCTCACGCCGTACGTCACGACGTGGCAGACCGCGCACGACATGGACCTGATCCGCACGCTGCTGGGCGACGAGAAGCTGAACTACCTCGGCTACTCCTACGGGACCTGGCTCGGCGCGAAGTACGCGTCGCTGTTCCCGGAGCACACCGGCAAGACCGTGCTCGACTCCAGCGTGAACTTCGAAGGCCGGCTCCAGGCCGACTTCGAGGCGTTCCCGGTGATCGACCAGCGCCAGTTCGACGACGTCTACCTGCCGTGGGTCGTGCGCCGCTACGGCGACCAGCTCGGCACGAGCGTCGCCGAGGTGAAGGCGGAGATCGAGCGGATCCGCGCCTTCTACAAGACCCAGGGCGTGGACGGCGACTCGTTCGACCGGATCTTCGTCGGCAACGGCAGCCAGTTCCAGTGGTACCTCGGCGTGCTGGTCCTGGTCCTCGGCGCGAACTCCCTGGAGCCCGGCGGCGCGGCTCCGGGTGACGAGCTGGATGCGGTGTCCCGCAGCGCTTTCGGCGTCCCGGCGGCGCAGCTGACGGTCGCGAAGGTCGCGGCCACCGTGCCCGACTACACCGCGGTCTCCGGCACCCGGTACGCCGTGGCCTGCGGTGACCAGCCGACGCGGTCCGCCGCCTGGTACCAGCGGCTCAGCGACCGGCAGGGCTCGCAGTACCCGTTGTACGGCTGGCTCTACGGCCTCAGCGAGCCGTGCGGGTTCTGGTCCGACGCGCCGCAGCACACGTTGCCGAACCTGCCGGCGCAAGTCGCGAAGAACGTGCTCGTCGTCCAGGGCGAGTTCGACCCGCAGACCGGGTACGAGCAGGCGAAGGCGGCCTCGCGCGCGGCCGGCGTCCCGCTGGTGTCGGTGGACGACTCGCCGTTCCACGGCCAGTACGCCCTGTCCGGCAACCCGTGCGTCGACGGGATGGTGAACACGTTCCTCACCAGGAACTCCCGGCCGGGCAGTGTCACCTGCCCCGGCGTGCCACTGCCGGACGAAGACGCCGTCCACCCGGTCACGGGTCCGCTGGGCGCCGCGCACAGCAGCCTCACCACGCGGCTCAGTGACGCGCATTCCGTGCTGCGCAACGAGGTTCAGCGCCAGGTCAGCGCGCTGAACTGA
- a CDS encoding SDR family oxidoreductase, producing MSEIDGKVVAVTGASGGIGEAIARTLADRGAAVVLGARRTDRLEQVAGDIRARGGRAIVCTTDVTVREDLDRLVARAVAEFGRLDVLVSNAGISKIGPMADLDVDGWSAMIDVNLRGVLHGIAAALPVFRRQGRGHLVTTVSTSGLKITPTMAVYAGTKNAVRTLLEGLRQESTDGVLRTTAVSPGFVRTDLAGSIDNLEVRAEIQRGIDEFAIAPEAVARAVAFAIEQPHDVEIGEIVLRPTVQG from the coding sequence ATGTCGGAAATCGACGGCAAGGTCGTCGCGGTCACCGGAGCGAGCGGCGGCATCGGCGAGGCCATCGCGCGCACCCTCGCCGACCGCGGAGCGGCCGTCGTCCTGGGCGCGCGCCGGACGGACCGCCTCGAACAGGTCGCCGGGGACATCCGCGCCCGGGGTGGCCGCGCGATCGTGTGCACCACCGACGTCACCGTCCGGGAAGACCTCGACCGGCTCGTCGCCCGGGCCGTCGCGGAGTTCGGCCGGCTCGACGTGCTCGTGAGCAACGCCGGCATCAGCAAGATCGGCCCGATGGCGGACCTCGACGTCGACGGCTGGTCCGCGATGATCGACGTCAACCTGCGCGGCGTGCTGCACGGGATCGCCGCGGCGCTGCCGGTGTTCCGGCGCCAGGGCCGCGGGCACCTGGTGACGACGGTGTCGACGTCCGGCCTGAAGATCACGCCCACGATGGCGGTCTACGCCGGCACCAAGAACGCCGTCCGCACGCTGCTGGAAGGCCTGCGGCAGGAGTCGACCGACGGCGTGCTGCGGACCACGGCGGTGTCGCCCGGGTTCGTCCGGACCGACCTCGCGGGATCGATCGACAACCTCGAGGTGCGGGCGGAGATCCAGCGCGGCATCGACGAGTTCGCCATCGCGCCGGAGGCCGTCGCCCGCGCGGTCGCGTTCGCTATCGAGCAGCCGCACGACGTCGAAATCGGCGAGATCGTCCTCCGCCCGACCGTCCAGGGCTGA
- a CDS encoding TetR/AcrR family transcriptional regulator, producing MTSAAAVRRRTRVDKFEERRRELADAALLALADLGYARTSLRTIAEHTKFSHGLLHYYFADKVELITYCVRRYKAACVQRYEGGVGEVATPGELAAACADGLAAALADAPLMHRLWYDLRSQSMFEEAFRDDVAEIDDSLQEMIWRNVSAYADLAGAPPNCSPSEAYALFDGLFQQALLRYLMSAEGALDDLRNGVRALFPRLLSTED from the coding sequence GTGACCAGCGCAGCCGCCGTGAGGCGCCGGACCCGTGTCGACAAGTTCGAAGAGCGCCGCCGGGAACTCGCCGACGCGGCGCTGCTGGCGCTCGCCGACCTGGGGTACGCCCGCACCAGCCTGCGCACGATCGCCGAGCACACGAAGTTCTCCCACGGGCTGCTGCACTACTACTTCGCCGACAAGGTCGAGCTGATCACCTACTGCGTGCGGCGGTACAAGGCCGCCTGCGTGCAGCGCTACGAGGGCGGCGTCGGCGAGGTGGCCACGCCCGGGGAGCTGGCCGCGGCCTGCGCGGACGGGCTGGCCGCCGCGCTCGCCGACGCGCCGCTGATGCACCGGCTCTGGTACGACCTGCGCTCGCAGTCGATGTTCGAGGAAGCCTTCCGCGACGACGTCGCCGAGATCGACGACAGCCTGCAGGAGATGATCTGGCGCAACGTCAGCGCGTACGCCGACCTCGCCGGCGCGCCGCCGAACTGCTCGCCGTCGGAGGCCTACGCGCTGTTCGACGGCCTGTTCCAGCAAGCCCTGCTGCGCTACCTGATGAGCGCCGAAGGCGCGCTCGACGACCTCCGGAACGGCGTCCGCGCGTTGTTCCCGCGGCTTCTGTCCACTGAGGACTAA
- a CDS encoding LysR family transcriptional regulator: MYLDLNLLTALDALLEEGSVAAAADRLHLSSPAMSRTLGRIRRTTGDQILVRTGRTMTPTPYALEIRAQVRDLVQQAESVLAPDRALDLAELDRVFTVICHDAITTALGPRLIAAVHRDAPNARLRLLAEGRADTQELRRGQVDLELGSAAPDSPEIRSELFFEDRLVLAVAPDHPFATRKPTLRRYAEALHLRITRRGRLHDPMDDALAEHGLERRVVATTPTTTSALSVVRLGECVVAVPERMCAGMIDALGLVTVPLPMPVPPAPLVGSWHQRYENDKAHRWLRDRVREALRDLG; this comes from the coding sequence ATGTACCTGGACCTGAACCTCCTGACGGCGCTGGACGCGCTGCTCGAGGAGGGCAGCGTCGCCGCGGCCGCCGACCGCCTGCACCTGTCGTCGCCCGCGATGAGCCGGACGCTCGGCCGGATCCGCAGGACGACCGGCGACCAGATCCTCGTCCGCACGGGCCGGACGATGACGCCGACGCCGTACGCGCTGGAGATCCGGGCGCAGGTCCGCGATCTGGTGCAGCAGGCCGAAAGCGTGCTCGCGCCCGACCGCGCGCTCGACCTCGCCGAGCTCGACCGGGTCTTCACGGTGATCTGCCACGACGCGATCACCACCGCGCTGGGCCCCCGGCTCATCGCCGCGGTCCACCGCGACGCGCCGAACGCCCGGCTGCGGCTGCTGGCGGAAGGCCGGGCGGACACCCAGGAACTGCGCCGGGGCCAGGTCGACCTGGAGCTCGGCAGCGCGGCGCCGGACTCCCCCGAGATCCGGTCGGAGCTGTTCTTCGAGGACCGCCTGGTGCTGGCCGTCGCGCCGGATCACCCCTTCGCCACGCGAAAACCGACCCTGCGCCGCTACGCCGAGGCGTTGCACCTGCGGATCACCCGGCGAGGCCGGCTCCACGACCCGATGGACGACGCCCTGGCCGAGCACGGTCTCGAACGCCGGGTCGTCGCGACGACCCCGACCACCACGTCGGCGCTGAGCGTCGTGCGGCTCGGCGAGTGCGTCGTGGCCGTGCCCGAACGCATGTGCGCGGGCATGATCGACGCGCTGGGCCTGGTGACCGTGCCGCTCCCGATGCCGGTGCCCCCGGCGCCGCTGGTGGGTTCCTGGCACCAGCGCTACGAGAACGACAAGGCGCACCGGTGGCTCCGGGACCGGGTCCGCGAAGCGTTGCGAGACCTCGGGTAG
- a CDS encoding carboxymuconolactone decarboxylase family protein yields the protein MTSYPIHTADTAPEAAKEPLTVLQGAFGFVPAAAGLMANSPALLNTFFSAFGHFRGGGTFGPDERQVLLLTNAVANGSEWAVAFHTLESLADGVEPDVVEALRRGERPADPRMAALSALTRAFIEKRGHLDDADVAAFTAAGFTGEQVFEVITGVAISAMTNYTANLARPALEAAVRPHAWTAGYSSRV from the coding sequence ATGACCAGTTACCCGATCCACACCGCCGACACCGCACCCGAAGCCGCCAAGGAGCCGTTGACCGTCCTGCAGGGAGCGTTCGGGTTCGTCCCGGCCGCGGCCGGGCTGATGGCGAACTCGCCGGCGTTGCTGAACACCTTCTTCTCGGCGTTCGGGCACTTCCGCGGCGGTGGCACGTTCGGCCCGGACGAGCGGCAGGTGCTGCTGCTGACCAACGCCGTCGCGAACGGCAGCGAGTGGGCCGTCGCGTTCCACACGCTGGAGTCGCTCGCGGACGGCGTCGAACCGGACGTCGTCGAGGCCCTGCGCCGCGGGGAGCGACCCGCCGACCCGCGGATGGCGGCGCTGTCGGCGCTCACCCGCGCGTTCATCGAGAAGCGCGGGCACCTCGACGACGCCGACGTCGCGGCGTTCACCGCGGCCGGCTTCACCGGGGAGCAGGTGTTCGAGGTGATCACCGGGGTGGCGATCTCGGCGATGACGAACTACACCGCGAACCTCGCCCGGCCCGCGCTGGAGGCGGCGGTGCGCCCGCACGCGTGGACCGCGGGATACTCGAGCCGTGTCTGA